GCTCCATTCAAAATCACCGTTTGCATCAGCAGTTACTGTGTCCTCATACTTTTCTCCCTGCGATTCCTTATCGGAAAACAGTTCCACAGCAGCTCCGGGTTGAGTAACACCTGTAATAACATCGCCATTTACATTCAGCACAGGCGGCTGCATGCCTCCGTTTGCGCCTGTATAAATAAGAATACCATTACTGAAATTCCCATTGATACTGTTTTGTGAAATTCTGTTCCTGCTGCTTCCTGAATCCCAGATAGTAACACCAATTGCATTATATGCAATTTCGTTTTTCGTGACAACGTTATCAGAAGCGCTGCCTCCGATAAACACACCGTAACTTCCGTTGCCCCGCTTTTCCCCTGCAGGAGTTAAGCCTATGCAATTTCCCGTCATAAGGTTATACTGGCTTTGCTGGCCTGTTATTACAACACCATGGTTTGAGTTTCCGGAAATAATATTACGGCTGCTGCTGTCCTGTGCACCTATTTGGTTATCAGCAGAATTGTAGATGTAAATTCCAAACTGATTAGGTTTGCCCGTCTCGCCTGTTCCGTCAGTACCGAGATAACACCCTTCAATTAGATTATGATGAGCAGATTGATTCATAACTGCGATTCCAGAACCTGTAATCCCGTTAACCACAAGATGAGAAATATGGTTGTATGCACTTGTAATGTACAATCCGGCCTGAATATCGCTGGTTAATGCTGTCAGCACTACTTCCGGCCCGCTTGTATTTGTATCTTCTCCTACATTCTCCTTCTGCGAATCACCATCAATAAAAAGACTGTCATCACTGATTGTTATCTGATCCTCAGCGCTTACAATTGTCCACGTTCCTGAGGAAGCGTCATAACCAGGATCGCTTTTCGGGATATCAAACCTGATAGTATCCGGCCCGACTCCGTTATTTGCAAGATTTACTGCTTCCCTTAAAGACCACAAACCGCTGTCATTTGTATTGGCCACTCTTATACCGTTAAACGAAACATATTCGGGAACATCAGCAGTCCACAAACCGGCTCCCCATGTAGAAGCGTACAATTTTGTACCTGTTTTATTTATATTAATACTCGTTACTTTTAATCCTTCAAGCCCCAAGGAAGAGAAAGCACGGCCCCTGTTTTCT
This genomic stretch from bacterium harbors:
- a CDS encoding right-handed parallel beta-helix repeat-containing protein encodes the protein MKLTERVIIVVVFSFLFLQTPLNGQNKINQMSTEKQGSAWTWQSLGSVLGNNDLDQILVDPEDDAVWYVTSIEKGLYVTWDSGATWVHAISGKGLDAEGLQIDPADPDIVYAAVWDKLYKSIDRGKNWSVVYTCPEYIRSVLVSRVDGSIYLGPQTEQNSSPGIYKSTDGGQNFSVMHFGVSTHYLICWDIVEDSANNVIYVSTELADHPQPYNPPLFISSNGGSTWDNIAFIGWHAQKMAVDDKNGFVYFLKEGGGFYRSSDSGGTWRLLNSQSMMYFLLDPNNPNRIFGSDYQDYGSKCAWMSENRGRAFSSLGLEGLKVTSININKTGTKLYASTWGAGLWTADVPEYVSFNGIRVANTNDSGLWSLREAVNLANNGVGPDTIRFDIPKSDPGYDASSGTWTIVSAEDQITISDDSLFIDGDSQKENVGEDTNTSGPEVVLTALTSDIQAGLYITSAYNHISHLVVNGITGSGIAVMNQSAHHNLIEGCYLGTDGTGETGKPNQFGIYIYNSADNQIGAQDSSSRNIISGNSNHGVVITGQQSQYNLMTGNCIGLTPAGEKRGNGSYGVFIGGSASDNVVTKNEIAYNAIGVTIWDSGSSRNRISQNSINGNFSNGILIYTGANGGMQPPVLNVNGDVITGVTQPGAAVELFSDKESQGEKYEDTVTADANGDFEWS